From Xiphophorus hellerii strain 12219 chromosome 9, Xiphophorus_hellerii-4.1, whole genome shotgun sequence, a single genomic window includes:
- the ube3a gene encoding ubiquitin-protein ligase E3A encodes MNRATAKRLIERYFRQLTEGCGNSNCTNEFCASCSTCQPLGNNAAAAKALELFKVNAKLCDYYPSVESRSDENSRLRREMSTEEFSDVHYLTEHTVCRILSVCEEEGNYSALVRVIGRIFSNADALMKSFRKEEPSAAAKTLNSLKSKGEEKQSDQSSEKKLSSSASSPDETPNGIPNSFESSVDIDAVRRVYDKLLSVDQVESALVNAIIYLTPNVELDLEYLDVYEANPDYLNIFIIVMENSNLHSPEYLEVALPLFCKAMSKLPLTALARLSKLWSTFGLPHVRRMMETFQQLITFTVVSNEYGVENLINDDETVVAATKCLRVVFYAIILGGEVDVEHNEEDDEDAESDELTLHELLGEDRLYKKGPRVDPLEKELSVRPIDSVKPLIPFEDFVNESVNEVIEMDKDFTFFKVNAETKFSFQSCPFILSVITKSQGLYYDNRIRMYSERRLTALYSMVQGQQPNPYLKLKVRRDHIIDDALVRLEMISMENPSDLKKQLYVEFEDEQGVDEGGVSKEFFQLVLEEIFNLDIGMFTYDNDTKLFWFNSSSLENEAQYTLIGIVLGLAIYNNCILDVHFPMVVYRKLMGKKGTFLDLSDSHPVLYQSLKEVLEYSGSLEEDMMLTFQISHTDLFGNPVLYDLKEKGDQIPVTKENRQEFVHLYADYILNKSVESQFKAFKKGFLMVTNESPLKYLFRPEEVELLICGSRKLDFEALEKTTEYDGGYTKDSQIIKDFWETIHSFGEEQKRLFLQFTTGTDRAPVGGLGKLKMIIAKNGSDSDRLPTSHTCFNALLLPEYSSKDKLKERLLKAITYAKGFGML; translated from the exons AT GAACAGAGCAACTGCAAAGCGGTTAATTGAACGCTACTTCCGACAGTTGACTGAGGGCTGTGGAAATAGCAACTGCACCAATGAGTTTTGTGCCTCTTGTTCTACTTGTCAACCTCTGGGCAACAACGCAGCAGCTGCTAAAGCACTGGAACTGTTCAAGGTTAACGCCAAACTCTGCGACTACTACCCCTCTGTCGAGTCCAGGTCTGACGAAAATTCGCGGCTGAGGCGTGAGATGAGCACCGAGGAATTCTCAG ATGTTCACTACCTCACAGAGCACACCGTGTGTAGGATACTGAGTGTCTGCGAGGAAGAAGGGAACTACTCTGCTCTCGTCCGCGTCATTGGCAGGATATTCTCCAACGCGGACGCTCTCATGAAGAGTTTCCGGAAGGAAGAACCAAGTGCCGCCGCCAAAACCCTCAATTCTCTTAAATCGAAAGGCGAAGAGAAACAGAGCGACCAGTCGTCAGAGAAGAAGCTctcctcctctgcttcctcGCCCGATGAAACTCCAAACGGAATCCCCAACTCCTTTGAGTCTTCGGTAGACATTGACGCAGTTCGAAGGGTCTACGACAAACTCCTGTCCGTCGACCAGGTGGAGTCTGCCCTGGTCAACGCCATCATTTACCTCACTCCAAACGTGGAACTTGACCTGGAATATCTTGATGTGTACGAAGCAAACCCAGATTATCTGAATATTTTCATCATAGTGATGGAGAACAGCAACCTTCACAGCCCGGAGTACCTTGAGGTGGCGTTACCTCTGTTCTGCAAGGCGATGAGCAAGCTGCCGCTCACCGCCCTCGCTCGCCTGTCCAAGCTGTGGTCGACGTTCGGCCTTCCGCACGTCCGCCGTATGATGGAGACCTTCCAGCAGCTCATCACCTTCACAGTCGTTAGTAATGAATATGGCGTGGAAAACCTGATAAACGACGACGAGACGGTGGTGGCTGCCACCAAGTGCTTGAGGGTTGTCTTCTACGCAATCATCCTCGGCGGGGAGGTGGACGTCGAGCACAACGAGGAGGACGACGAAGACGCCGAGTCGGACGAACTGACGCTGCACGAGCTGCTGGGCGAAGACCGTCTCTACAAGAAGGGCCCGCGGGTCGACCCTCTGGAGAAGGAGCTGAGCGTCCGTCCCATAGACAGCGTCAAACCCCTCATCCCATTTGAGGATTTTGTCAATGAATCGGTAAACGAAGTGATTGAAATGGACAAAGATTTTACCTTCTTCAAAGTCAACGCGGAAACCAAGTTTTCCTTCCAGAGCTGCCCCTTCATCCTCAGCGTCATCACCAAGAGCCAGGGTCTGTATTACGACAACAGGATCCGGATGTACAGCGAGAGGCGCCTCACCGCCCTCTACAGCATGGTGCAGGGCCAGCAGCCGAACCCCTATCTGAAACTCAAAGTACGCCGAGACCACATCATCGACGACGCCCTCGTCAGA CTGGAAATGATCTCCATGGAGAACCCGTCAGACCTGAAGAAGCAGCTGTATGTTGAGTTCGAGGACGAACAAGGCGTAGACGAAGGAGGAGTGTCGAAAGAGTTCTTCCAATTGGTTTTGGAGGAAATCTTTAATCTGGACATAG GGATGTTCACCTACGACAACGACACCAAGCTTTTCTGGTTTAACTCGTCCTCGTTGGAGAACGAAGCGCAGTACACACTTATTGGGATCGTTCTGGGGCTCGCCATTTACAACAACTGCATCCTGGACGTTCATTTCCCCATGGTCGTCTACAGGAAGCTGATGGGCAAGAAAGGGACCTTCCTGGATCTGTCAGACTCACATCCA GTTCTCTACCAAAGTCTGAAGGAAGTGCTGGAGTACAGCGGCAGCCTGGAGGAGGACATGATGCTCACCTTCCAAATATCGCACACGGATCTTTTTGGAAACCCCGTACTATATGACCTGAAGGAGAAGGGGGACCAGATCCCCGTTACCAAGGAGAACAGACAG GAATTTGTTCATCTGTATGCAGACTACATCCTGAACAAAAGTGTGGAGAGCCAATTCAAAGCCTTTAAGAAAGGTTTCCTGATGGTCACAAACGAGTCGCCGCTCAAATACTTGTTTAGACCGGAGGAAGTCGAGCTTCTGATCTGTGGGAGCagg AAACTTGACTTTGAAGCACTTGAAAAGACAACAGAATATGACGGAGGTTACACTAAGGACAGTCAAATTATCAA GGACTTCTGGGAAACCATCCACTCTTTCGGAGAGGAGCAGAAGCGACTTTTTCTCCAGTTCACCACAGGAACGGACAGAGCTCCAGTTGGAGGTCTCGGTAAACTGAAGATGATCATCGCGAAGAACGGCTCCGATTCAGACAG GCTACCAACCTCCCACACCTGCTTCAACGCCCTGCTGCTCCCTGAATACTCCTCCAAGGACAAACTGAAAGAGAGACTCCTCAAGGCCATCACTTACGCCAAAGGTTTTGGAATGCTGTAA
- the cnga3a gene encoding cyclic nucleotide-gated channel cone photoreceptor subunit alpha, whose translation MAKVCSESSFSARHRPSTNTSDDELAAMENGDSRAHSLCEDASARALSSGSHRSPHRGGRALARLSYLFLMLRDWVSHRVNPIEERNDSFLERIRGPALKDATSGESDAHRKKNLSSKWPLAAYNTNNCNNTDDKKEDKKDEIKKDEKKEEEKKDDKDGDKKKEENKDEKKDEKKDEKKDEKKDEKKDKKDDKKKEEPPKEIWIMDPAADQYYRWLSVIAGPVFYNLIMIVTRASFNELQSSYTKLWIVLDYTSDIIYYMDTFVRSRTGYLEQGLLVKDAKKLRAKYRTTSQFKYDMISMIPTDLLFLQYGFDNPEFRFNRLCKIQRLFEFFERTETRTSFPNMFRISNLVLYILTIIHWNACVFFSLSKSIGFGSDTWVYPNISHPEYSRLARKYIYSLYWSTLTLTTIGETPAPVKDVEFLFVIGDFLTGVLIFASIVGNVGAMISNMNASRAEFQAKIDSIKQYMQFRKVTRDLEARVIKWFDYLWTEKKTCDEKEVLKSLPDKLKAEIAINVHLDTLKKVRIFQDCEAGLLIELVLKLEPQVFSPGDYICKKGDIGREMYIIKEGKLAVVADDGVTQFVVLSDGAYFGEISILGIKGSKAGNRRTANIRSVGYSDLFALSKDDLMEALTEYPDAKKALEEKGKAILMKDNLIDEAVANAGADPKDLEEKIVKLQDNLDGMQTKFAQLMAEFTSTQARLKQRVTQMEGKVKSIKPEDLAEVVADKDKKVQ comes from the exons ATGGCAAAAGTGTGCAGTGAAAGctccttttcagcaagacatcgGCCGTCCACCAACACATCCGACGATGAACTCGCTGCCATGGAAAATGGGGACAGCAG GGCCCACTCTCTTTGTGAAGACGCCTCCGCGAGAGCCTTGTCCTCAGGGTCTCATAGAAGCCCACACAGAGGTGGCAGGGCATTGGCCAG GCTGTCTTACCTCTTCCTCATGCTGCGGGACTGGGTGTCTCACAGAGTGAACCCCATAGAGGAGAGGAATGACTCCTTCCTGGAGCGCATCAGAGGCCCGGCCCTTAAAGATGCAACCAGTGGGGAGAGCGAcgcacacagaaagaaaaa tCTTTCCAGTAAATGGCCTCTTGCTGCTTACAACACAAATAACTGCAACAACACAGATGA CaaaaaagaggacaaaaaagACGAGATCAAGAAAGACGAgaagaaggaagaggaaaagaaagacgACAAGGACGGAgacaagaagaaagaagaaaataaggacgagaagaaagatgaaaagaaagacgagaagaaagatgaaaagaaagacGAGAAGAAAGATAAGAAAGACgataaaaagaaagaggaacCTCC GAAAGAAATCTGGATTATGGATCCAGCTGCAGACCAGTACTACAGATGGCTGAGTGTCATTGCGGGCCCAGTATTTTATAACCTGATCATGATTGTAACAAG GGCCTCCTTTAATGAGCTCCAATCTTCGTATACCAAACTCTGGATAGTCTTGGACTATACCTCAGACATCATCTACTACATGGACACATTTGTCAGATCGAGAACAG GTTACCTTGAACAAGGACTGTTGGTAAAAGATGCCAAAAAACTGAGAGCTAAATACAGAACGACATCTCAGTTCAAATATGACATGATTTCAATGATACCCACAGACCTGCTCTTTCTGCAGTATGGATTTGACAATCCAGAGTTTCGTTTCAACCGTCTTTGCAAAATCCAGAGGCTCTTTGAGTTCTTTGAGCGCACCGAGACGAGAACCAGCTTCCCGAACATGTTTCGTATCAGCAATCTCGTGCTTTACATCCTCACCATCATCCACTGGAAtgcttgtgttttcttttccctttcGAAAAGCATTGGCTTTGGATCTGACACGTGGGTCTATCCCAACATCAGTCACCCAGAGTACAGTCGCTTGGCACGAAAGTACATCTACTCCCTATACTGGTCGACACTCACCCTCACCACCATCGGAGAAACCCCAGCACCAGTAAAAGACGTTGAATTCCTCTTTGTCATTGGGGACTTTCTCACCGGTGTGCTAATCTTTGCTAGTATCGTCGGTAACGTTGGTGCCATGATCTCCAACATGAATGCCTCTCGTGCCGAGTTTCAGGCAAAGATCGACTCCATAAAGCAGTACATGCAGTTTCGAAAAGTCACCAGAGACTTGGAGGCCAGAGTGATCAAATGGTTTGACTATCTTTGGACCGAAAAGAAGACCTGCGACGAGAAAGAAGTTTTGAAAAGTCTCCCGGACAAGCTTAAGGCGGAGATCGCCATCAACGTCCATTTGGATACGCTAAAGAAAGTGCGAATTTTCCAGGACTGCGAAGCTGGTCTGTTGATCGAGTTGGTGCTCAAGCTGGAGCCACAGGTGTTCAGTCCCGGAGATTACATCTGTAAGAAAGGGGATATTGGCAGGGAGATGTACATCATAAAGGAAGGAAAGCTGGCAGTGGTGGCGGATGATGGAGTCACTCAGTTTGTGGTGCTCAGCGACGGGGCATACTTTGGAGAAATCAGTATCTTAGGCATCAAGGGGAGTAAAGCCGGTAACCGACGAACGGCCAACATCCGAAGTGTGGGTTACTCTGATCTCTTCGCCTTGTCCAAAGACGACTTGATGGAGGCGCTCACCGAGTATCCGGATGCCAAGAAAGCTCTGGAAGAAAAGGGCAAAGCCATCCTTATGAAAGACAACCTAATCGACGAGGCGGTTGCGAATGCGGGCGCGGACCCCAAAGATCTGGAAGAGAAGATCGTGAAACTGCAGGACAACTTGGACGGGATGCAGACCAAGTTTGCTCAGCTGATGGCAGAGTTTACCTCCACCCAGGCACGGCTGAAGCAGAGGGTCACTCAGATGGAGGGAAAAGTGAAATCCATAAAACCGGAGGACCTCGCCGAAGTGGTGGctgacaaagacaaaaaggtccagtga